The stretch of DNA NNNNNNNNNNNNNNNNNNNNNNNNNNNNNNNNNNNNNNNNNNNNNNNNNNNNNNNNNNNNNNNNNNNNNNNNNNNNNNNNNNNNNNNNNNNNNNNNNNNNNNNNNNNNNNNNNNNNNNNNNNNNNNNNNNNNNNNNNNNNNNNNNNNNNNNNNNNNNNNNNNNNNNNNNNNNNNNNNNNNNNNNNNNNNNNNNNNNNNNNNNNNNNNNNNNNNNNNNNNNNNNNNNNNNNNNNNNNNNNNNNNNNNNNNNNNNNNNNNNNNNNNNNNNNNNNNNNNNNNNNNNNNNNNNNNNNNNNNNNNNNNNNNNNNNNNNNNNNNNNNNNNNNNNNNNNNNNNNNNNNNNNNNNNNNNNNNNNNNNNNNNNNNNNNNNNNNNNNNNNNNNNNNNNNNNNNNNNNNNNNNNNNNNNNNNNNNNNNNNNNNNNNNNNNNNNNNNNNNNNNNNNNNNNNNNNNNNNNNNNNNNNNNNNNacatgggtgaaccttatggaaacacctataatccatcatggagaaatcacccaaatttctcctggaaggatcaacaaaagcttcaacaaggctttaacaatggtggacgcaataggatgagcaatagtaagccatatccatcatcttctcagcaacagacagagaattcagaacaaaacacttctaatttagctaatattgtctctgatctgtcaaaagccactttcagtttcatgaatgaaataagatcctccattagaaatctggaggcacaagtgggccagctgagtaaaaaagtcattgaaactcctcccagtattcccNNNNNNNNNNNNNNNNNNNNNNNNNNNNNNNNNNNNNNNNNNNNNNNNNNNNNNNNNNNNNNNNNNNNNNNNNNNNNNNNNNNNNNNNNNNNNNNNNNNNNNNNNNNNNNNNNNNNNNNNNNNNNNNNNNNNNNNNNNNNNNNNNNNNNNNNNNNNNNNNNNNNNNNNNNNNNNNNNNNNNNNNNNNNNNNNNNNNNNNNNNNNNNNNNNNNNNNNNNNNNNNNNNNNNNNNNNNNNNNNNNNNNNNNNNNNNNNNNNNNNNNNNNNNNNNNNNNNNNNNNNNNNNNNNNNNNNNNNNNNNNNNNNNNNNNNNNNNNNNNNNNNNNNNNNNNNNNNNNNNNNNNNNNNNNNNNNNNNNNNNNNNNNNNNNNNNNNNNNNNNNNNNNNNNNNNNNNNNNNNNNNNNNNNNNNNNNNNNNNNNNNNNNNNNNNNNNNNNNNNNNNNNNNNNNNNNNNNNNNNNNNNNNNNNNNNNNNNNNNNNNNNNNNNNNNNNNNNNNNNNNNNNNNNNNNNNNNNNNNNNNNNNNNNNNNNNNNNNNNNNNNNNNNNNNNNNNNNNNNNNNNNNNNNNNNNNNNNNNNNNNNNNNNNNNNNNNNNNNNNNNNNNNNNNNNNNNtgagacaagcttatggaatagtagaggatgtgctagtaaaggttgaaggcctttacatccctgctgatttcataatcttagacactatgaaggaagaggatgaatgcatcatctttggaagacctttcctagccacagcaggggctgtgatagatgtcaacagaggtgaattagtccttcaattgaatggggactaccttgtgtttaaagcacatggccatccctctgtgacaaaagagagtaagcaggaagagcttctctcagttcagagtcaagaagagcccacacagtcaaactctaagtttggtgttgtgaggccacaaccaaactctaagtttggtgttaagaccccatatccaaactctaagtttggtgttgggactacacactaaaattgacctgatcacattgtggctccatgagagccactgtcaagctattgacattaaagaagcgcttgttgggaggcaacccaattttatttatctaatttttattttattgttattttgtgttttattaggtacatgatcatgaggagtcacgaaaaaatcaaaaaaattaaaaacagagtcaaaaacagaagaaaaaaattgttcaccctggaggtagcacagactggcgttcaacgccagtaagatgcatctggctggcgttcaacgccagaacagagcaccattctggcgctgaacgccagaaacaagcagcatcctggcgctgaacgccaggaatgtgccacAAGCAACaacccggcgttaaacgccaggaatgtgcgcagagaggacaaactggcgctgaacgccagtaacaagcatgaaactggcgttcaacgccagaaacatgttttacatgggcgttgaacgcccagaacgtgcaccaatgggtgtttaaacgccagaatgatgcacaaaggcattttacatgcctatatggtgaaggaatggtatttctttttcacctcaggatctgtggaccccacaggatccccacctaccatattcccaccttttctttcaatcttaatcacactctcctaatccaaacCTCATTTCACCCTCTTCCcatatcacacttcccaaaaaccttcaccaatcacctcaattcctcttcccaattaccccattcaccattcacatcaccccactcttccccataaacctcacctaccttcataaaatttaaattcaatttcccacccattcccacccaaattgGCCGAACACccaccctcccctctccctataaatacccttccattctacttcattttcacacaacacaaccccttcttctcccacatagccgaacctacttctccccctcttccatcttttctttcttcttcttctactcttcttttctttcttgctcgagggcgagcaaaattttaagtttggtgtggtaaaagcataagctttttgtttttccattaccatcaatggcacctaaggccggagtatcctctagaaaaggaaaagggaagacaaaagcttccacctccgagtcatgggagatggaaagattcatctccaagagccatcaagaccacttctatgatgttgtggcaaagaaaaaggtgatccccaaggtccctttcaagctcaaaaagaatgagtatccggaaatccgacatgaaattcaaagaagagggtgggaagtcataaccaaccccatgcaacaagtcggaatattgatggttcaagagttctatgccaatgcatggatcactaggaaccatgatcaaagtatgaacccgaatccaaagaactatctcacaatggttcgggggaaatacttagattttagtccNNNNNNNNNNNNNNNNNNNNNNNNNNNNNNNNNNNNNNNNNNNNNNNNNNNNNNNNNNNNNNNNNNNNNNNNNNNNNNNNNNNNNNNNNNNNNNNNNNNNNNNNNNNNNNNNNNNNNNNNNNNNNNNNNNNNNNNNNNNNNNNNNNNNNNNNNNNNNNNNNNNNNNNNNNNNNNNNNNNNNNNNNNNNNNNNNNNNNNNNNNNNNNNNNNNNNNNNNNNNNNNNNNNNNNNNNNNNNNNNNNNNNNNNNNNNNNNNNNNNNNNNNNNNNNNNNNNNNNNNNNNNNNNNNNNNNNNNNNNNNNNNNNNNNNNNNNNNNNNNNNNNNNNNNNNNNNNNNNNNNNNNNNNNNNNNNNNNNNNNNNNNNNNNNNNNNNNNNNNNNNNNNNNNNNNNNNNNNNNNNNNNNNNNNNNNNNNNNNNNNNNNNNNNNNNNNNNNNNNNNNNNNNNNNNNNNNNNNNNNNNNNNNNNNNNNNNNNNNNNNNNNNNNNNNNNNNNNNNNNNNNNNNNNNNNNNNNNNNNNNNNNNNNNNNNNNNNNNNNNNNNNNNNNNNNNNNNNNNNNNNNNNNNNNNNNNNNNNNNNNNNNNNNNNNNNNNNNNNNNNNNNNNNNNNNNNNNNNNNNNNNNNNNNNNNNNNNNNNNNNNNNNNNNNNNNNNNNNNNNNNNNNNNNNNNNNNNNNNNNNNNNNNNNNNNNNNNNNNNNNNNNNNNNNNNNNNNNNNNNNNNNNNNNNNNNNNNNNNNNNNNNNNNNNNNNNNNNNNNNNNNNNNNNNNNNNNNNNNNNNNNNNNNNNNNNNNNNNNNNNNNNNNNNNNNNNNNNNNNNNNNNNNNNNNNNNNNNNNNNNNNNNNNNNNNNNNNNNNNNNNNNNNNNNNNNNNNNNNNNNNNNNNNNNNNNNNNNNNNNNNNNNNNNNNNNNNNNNNNNNNNNNNNNNNNNNNNNNNNNNNNNNNNNNNNNNNNNNNNNNNNNNNNNNNNNNNNNNNNNNNNNNNNNNNNNNNNNNNNNNNNNNNNNNNNNNNNNNNNNNNNNNNNNNNNNNNNNNNNNNNNNNNNNNNNNNNNNNNNNNNNNNNNNNNNNNNNNNNNNNNNNNNNNNNNNNNNNNNNNNNNNNNNNNNNNNNNNNNNNNNNNNNNNNNNNNNNNNNNNNNNNNNNNNNNNNNNNNNNNNNNNNNNNNNNNNNNNNNNNNNNNNNNNNNNNNNNNNNNNNNNNNNNNNNNNNNNNNNNNNNNNNNNNNNNNNNNNNNNNNNNNNNNNNNNNNNNNNNNNNNNNNNNNNNNNNNNNNNNNNNNNNNNNNNNNNNNNNNNNNNNNNNNNNNNNNNNNNNNNNNNNNNNNNNNNNNNNNNNNNNNNNNNNNNNNNNNNNNNNNNNNNNNNNNNNNNNNNNNNNNNNNNNNNNNNNNNNNNNNNNNNNNNNNNNNNNNNNNNNNNNNNNNNNNNNNNNNNNNNNNNNNNNNNNNNNNNNNNNNNNNNNNNNNNNNNNNNNNNNNNNNNNNNNNNNNNNNNNNNNNNNNNNNNNNNNNNNNNNNNNNNNNNNNNNNNNNNNNNNNNNNNNNNNNNNNNNNNNNNNNNNNNNNNNNNNNNNNNNNNNNNNNNNNNNNNNNNNNNNNNNNNNNNNNNNNNNNNNNNNNNNNNNNNNNNNNNNNNNNNNNNNNNNNNNNNNNNNNNNNNNNNNNNNNNNNNNNNNNNNNNNNNNNNNNNNNNNNNNNNNNNNNNNNNNNNNNNNNNNNNNNNNNNNNNNNNNNNNNNNNNNNNNNNNNNNNNNNNNNNNNNNNNNNNNNNNNNNNNNNNNNNNNNNNNNNNNNNNNNNNNNNNNNNNNNNNNNNNNNNNNNNNNNNNNNNNNNNNNNNNNNNNNNNNNNNNNNNNNNNNNNNNNNNNNNNNNNNNNNNNNNNNNNNNNNNNNatcaagctcagcccaaacatacaccaagtgggccccggaagtggatttatgcatcaattacttactcatgtaaaccctagtagctagtctagtataaataggataagttactattgtattagacatcttttgacagtttaatctcttgaatattcggtcacttgatcatggagagggctggccattcggccatgcctgaacctcttttacttatgtattttcaacggtgaagtttctgcacaccatagattaagggtgtagagctctgctgtacctcaagtattaatgcaattctattttcttttattcaaatctctcttattcttaatccaagatattcattcgcacccaagaacataaTGAGTGTAATGATGAAAGTGAcgatcattatcattctcacttatgaacgcacgtgattgacaaccacttccgttctatatgcaaccgagcttgaatgtgtatctcttagattccccaacagaatcttcgtggtataagctagatagatggcggcatttatgagtgctgtgacagagtgcgtgagcgtagttttcactgcgaggatgggatgtagccatcaaccatgggtgatgcctccagacgattagccgtgcgagtgacagccgcataggatcattttcccgagaggattgaaagtagccaccgctgatggtgaacccctatacacagcttgccatggaaaggagtaagaaggattgagttgaagaagTGGgaaagcaggcgtccttgagccatacagtatctccattcgcttatctgaaattcccaccaatgaatctgcataagtgttctatcccttttattaatctattctcttatttctattttcgaaaacccataaaccattttaatccgcctaactgagatttacaaggtgaccatagcttgcttcataccaacaatctctgtgggatcgacccttactcacgtaaggtttattacttggacgacccagtacacttgctggttagttgaacggagttgtgagcttctctaacagtgcctgaaactcttttatcacaatttcgtccaccagcgcTACATATCAAGGAGGGAGCAAGGCAAAATTTTCAAAGCTCAGCTATCTCCAAGAGCTTTTTCAGGCTTGCCTCAagaaaaatcaaggaaaaatagTTTGCCAATGCACTCCACAAGTTTCAAACTCAATACCAAGGGGGAGGGAGCAGCGCTACCtcacaagaaaaacaagccaaaattgGCTTGTTTTCACTCCATGGGATTCGAACCGGGTACATCCAAGGAGCAAGGCATTAGGCGCTACTCATGTGCCAAGAAAAATGGCCAGCACCTGCACTCACCAAGGATCGAAAAAGGGGCCTCAAGGAAGCAAGAGAGAGTGCactactttggtgccaagaaataGAAGCCAAGCAATGCTCTCCCTGGGTGTCGAACTTGGAGCTTCATAAGAGACAAGGAGCAAGCtcagctcttgccaagagctgaGTGCTACTCCCTTGCAACGTGATGCATTATGCGCGCAACAAATTGGGCAAGACAAAGGCACCAAGCTCGGCTCTTGGTGACACCTGAGCCTAGCCCTGAGAGCAACACCCATGAGCTAGGAAAttcatcaaaaatccaattttattcatttcttcaccaaattttAGAGCCCACCCAAATTCTTAGATCCAAATTAGGAAGTGAATAAATAGAAGTTAGTTAGATATAGAGAGGACCTTTTacctttttttgaattttgatttgagaactttttcattttaattttgcttctgttttgaattttgattttctttggACTTTGGCttgaattgggaaggagaattgagttctcttcctctgggttttcttatttttcttttctgcacACTTAGCTTGAGTCTTGAGTgttgagaattgaggaaattctttctcaatctcaccttgagaccTCTTTGTTCCTTTTTTTGCATAATTCAAGAATTGGTGATCTGAATCCAAGTTTCTTTACtgttttgatctttaattttttttgcaattgttctttgagttggatcaaggaaggcagtgagatctagacttggttttctagtctcttgaccCCTAAGATCTTGCATATTCCTTTTAGTTCATCTGCTGAATTCTTCTCCAagttaatttacttttctgtttgagatctattTCAATTCAAGTCATCCTTAACTCTTCtgcttgttgcaatttacttttccttgttaaatttctgcaaatccCAACTCTCTGATCCCTTTATCATTCATGCAATTTAGATTTCTTGCACTCCAAGCttctgtaatttacatttcttgtactCTAagtttctgttatttactttacttgttctttaagattcagtacttttactttctgttatctttaatttactgcaattctcccctctccttttacaaatcatgcaatttagcttctgtcaatTACAAACCACTCAAATCAactcttgtttgcttgactaaatcaaccactaaactaaaattgctcaatccttcaattcctgtgagatcgacctcactctcgtgagttattattacttgatgcgacccggtacacttgctggtgagttttgtgttggattgtCTTCCacaacatcaagtttttggcgtcgttgccggggattgaaatagattgacaatgattaagtgaggtggtcatctagattaagcattttttttattcgcctttaattttgactaacacacaaactgtttgaatttttgcttaagctaACTAAAACCTCACTCTCGCAATGGAGTGAAGTATTTTTGGTTTTCTGGTTTGGTAtatttcttgtgttttgtgTGCATGTCAGGTACAAGGAGAGCTATCCCTACCTTCTCTGAAACTAACGAAAGAACCCTTCGAAGgttaagaagagaagaaagagggaAAGGCATTGTTGGAGAAAAGGattcagaagaagaatttcaagaGATAGAGGAACACTCAACAAATCCAACAAATCCACCAGTAGGAGTGGACAACAACAATGGTCAACCACCAAGGAGAGTTTTGGCTTCTTATACATTTGTAAATCTTAGACATTGTTGGAGTAGCATCCTTACCCCAAATGCCAATGTaaataactttgaattgaagccacaactcatcacattggtccaaaacaactgctcttttggaggaggaccacttgaagatccaaaccaacacttatccacTTTCCTGAGGATATGTGATATTGTCAAATATAATGGTGTGCATCCTGACATCTACAAGCTGCTGCTATTTCCATTCTCCCTCAGAGACAAAGCTACCTAATGGCTAGAGACATTTCCAAGAGAGAGCATCTACACTAGGGAAGGTCTAGTGAGCAAGTTTCTAGCCAAATTTTACCCACCTCAGAGGATTATTAGATTGAAGACTGAAGTGCAAATATTCACACAATTGGATGCTGAATCTctatatgaggcatgggagagatacaaggctTTGCTCAGGAAATGTCAACCAGACATGTTCACTGAATGGGACAAGcttcaaaacttctatgaaggactcactttgaaggctcaagaagcactggatcactcagctggaggctctttaCAACTCATGAAGACTGCAAAGGAGGCCcaaaatctcattgatatggtggcaaacaatcaatatttctttgctcaccaaaggcaacaccaaccatcacagagaaagGGATTGctagagttggaaggagtggacaaATCTTGGCTCAACACAAAGTGATGCAGCAtcaaattcagcaacaatttgagcaaatggctaaGAGGATTGATAGCTTACAAGTTGCATCGGTGAATgtcacaagccaaccatcaaccccATAGGGGCAGAATGAAGATAATCAAGAGGATCAACAACAAGAACGGATTCAAGACGTGCACAATCAAGGTTCTGGATCAAGTGAAGTTTATGGTGACACTTATAACCCATCCttgaagaaccacccaaaccttTGATGGGGAGATAGCCACAACCagaaccaacaaccatggcaaagaaattcAAACCAAAACTACCCAAGAAACAACCAGCAGAACACTAACCAAAACTCCTacaaaaaaccccaaaacaattACCCCACCTCCAACCATTATCCATCCAATAACTAAGCCACCAATGAAAACACTTGCCATCAACCCTCAATATCTcacaaccaaccaatctcacaagactctcagaggatcactaacTTGGAGCTCTTgatggagaaaatgatgaagaaccaagagcTTACAACCAAAAATCAAGAagcttttatgaaaaatatggaaAGGCAGATTGAACAGCTTTCCAAGAAAATTGCTATTGAGAGACCATCAAGCTCATTACCAAgcgacaccattcctaatccaaaagaagagtgcaaagccataCAGCTGAGGAGTGGAAAGATTTTGGTGAAAGATGAAGGAGCAACCAAGAAGCTAAAGGAAAATGACAAGAAGCAAGCTTAGAAAGAGAAAGCCAGCAAAGAAGTGACAGCAGGGAAGCAGGCTCAAGAAAAGGAAGACCAACCAGAAATCTCAAGAAAAGGGAAGGGAGCAATGGAAGAACCAACCAAGGATCACAGGCAGGGAGTGAACTTCATACCTCCAGTGCCATATCCCCAAAGGTTCAACAAGGAGACGAAGGACCAACACTTCCCTAAATTCCATGAAGTCTTCAAGAAATTGGAGATCAACATCCCCCTGGCTGAGGCATTAGAGCAGATGCCTCTATATGTGAAATTCTTGAAAGAGATCATCAACAAAAAGAGAAGTTGGCAAGAGAAGGAAACAGTGCTGCTCACTAAAGAATGTAGGGCATTAATTCAAAAAGGGCTTCCACCCAAACTTGAAGATCTTGGAAGTTTTCTTCTACCTTGTACCATCGGCAGTATGATCATCAACAAGGCAATGTGTGACTTAGGGGCTAGTATCAATCTGATGCGCTATTCTCTGGTGAGAAAGCTGTGCATAGAGGAAGTGAAGCCAATACAAATGTCTCTAGAATTGGTGGATAAGTTAGTGATATGTCCCAGGGGTGTGATTGAAAACCTTCTAGTTAAGGTGGACAAATTCATATTCCCTGCAGACTTTGTGGTCTTAGACTCAGATGAGGATGAAGGTGATTCCATtatacttggaagaccattcttgGCCACAGCTAGGGCCATTATAGATGTGGAGCAAGGAGAGCTGACCCTTAGAATGCATGATGAAAGCATCACTCTGAATGTATTTCCAGAAACACAGCTCATTGATGAAAAGAAGAATTGCATGGAAACTGACAAGGAAGACTTGCAGTGGAAGGAAGGAATCAACAAGACAACCATTAATTACCTTCCAAAGTAAGAAATAAACAACACagcaagaaaaaaagagaatgagACGGTGCAGAGTGATGAAGGAACTCAAGAAGAAGTTGAAGTGTTGACCACTGAAAAGAAAAATCCCAAAATAAAGTCCACTATCAAAgaagaaggatcaacaaaaagaagaaagaaaagcaagaaaaagactcaaaaggggtggaagaacaagaagattccAACTGAGGCGTTTTCAAAAGGTGATAAAGTACAGTTAATCTACCAACAGTTGGGAACAAGCCAACAAGCCGATGACTACTACACTGTCAGCAAAATACTCTCACTGGAGCATGCTGAAATTGAACACCAAGGCACTAAAAGGAAGATCACAGTTAGGGGGGACAAGCTGAGACACTACagtcatcaaccaccctaatGAGGGgcccaatgtcaagctagtgacaataaaatagcgctccatgggaggcaacccatgatttaagattcatgtttgttttaaattcaataatctAGGATCATTCTAGCATGATTTTGAATTCTCATGAACATATTTGACAGATGCATGCACTGAGTTTTTGAAGCATATGCCAGACTTCTAAGTTTTTCAGGCACACCAAATtagcttttcaagcatttttaGACCACATGCTTAGTCATTTTGATAAAGTATATGACCaaatattaagtttggtgtctgcacaCGTATTGATTTTCAGAAGGATCATTTCTTGTTCATAGAATCAAAGTCATGCATAGATGGATTATGCATTatttcatt from Arachis duranensis cultivar V14167 chromosome 4, aradu.V14167.gnm2.J7QH, whole genome shotgun sequence encodes:
- the LOC107484670 gene encoding uncharacterized protein LOC107484670 yields the protein MEEPTKDHRQGVNFIPPVPYPQRFNKETKDQHFPKFHEVFKKLEINIPLAEALEQMPLYVKFLKEIINKKRSWQEKETVLLTKECRALIQKGLPPKLEDLGSFLLPCTIGSMIINKAMCDLGASINLMRYSLVRKLCIEEVKPIQMSLELVDKLVICPRGVIENLLVKVDKFIFPADFVVLDSDEDEGDSIILGRPFLATARAIIDVEQGELTLRMHDESITLNVFPETQLIDEKKNCMETDKEDLQWKEGINKTTINYLPK